AATTTATGGGGCCCAAAAATGGTAGGATCGCGCCAGGTAGGGGTCGAACCTACGACTTTCTGCTTAGGAAACAGACGCTCTATCCACTGAGCTACAGGCGCGTAGATGCCATGTAAatgtcataaatattatttaccaAAGCACAAAACCTGCTCCGAgagaaccaaaaaataaaaaataaacatcaaggGGGTGAGTGACCTGGTCAAGCACGCGATTCAATATCATTTTGCCATTTATATCTTCAAGCACAGCCTTGGACGTGTCCTATTTGGAATTGGAGCCCCAgggaaaatcaaacaaaacttgCCAATAATACCATTTTGCCATTTCTATCTTCAAGCACAGCCTTGGACGTGTCCCATTTGGAATTGGGAACATGCAATGCCCCAGGgaaaactaaacaaaacttGCCAATTTTCCATTCTTTCTGGTTCCCTTTCCCAACCCCACAATGTCCCTTTCCATCTTCCTCCTATGGCTTGTGTGCATCCCCCTCTCTGTCCATCCACTCCCTGCTCCTGGAGGTAACAACTAACAACATTATGTAAACCTTTTTTCTCATGTCGTTCTATTCTgtcttcaaatatatttttttctttgctttctatACATGATAGAGCTGAACATTTTATGCATGATTATTGCTTTGGTTCATGACAACCTTGTAATGCAGGTTTTCAATTAAATTGTGGTGCGTCCGAGGACATAACTCATGGCAACCTCAAATACATTCCGGACAAAGGTTTCATATCTGTTGGAAACAAATCAGCCATCAAAACAGCAGATGTATTGCCTGTATTGTCCACATTGCGCTTCTTTCCTGATACCTCAGCAAAAAAATATTGCTATGTACTTCCTGTGATCAAAGGAGGGAAATATTTAGTTAGGACTACCTATTATTATGGAGGTTATGATGGGGGGAAAGAGCCTCCAGTATTTGACCAGATTATTCAAGGGACTAAATGGAGCACTGTCAATACCACAGAAGATTATGCGAATGGGATGAGTTCATATTATGAGATTATTGTGGCTTCATTGGCTAAGACATTGAGTGTTTGTCTTGCAAGAAATGTGCACACTACTTCTAGTCCTTTTATATCAGCTCTTGAAATAGAGTACCTTGGAAATTCGGTGTACAATTCGAcagatttttcaaagtatgcGCTTGTTACTGTTGCTCGAGACAATTTTGGAGCAGATGAAGAAATAATTGGGTATGCAAATTAGCCTgctattcatttcttttcctttattagtttatgtcttttttctttaaagaaaaactagTGAAAACATACTGGAGACTTCTGATGGTGAATATGTAAAAACAATTGAACCTAGTTTTCCAGATGATCAATTCAACCGGTTGTGGCAGCCATATATAGATCAGAACCCTGTTGTTGAATGCCAAAACAATATTAGTTCTTCAGAGTTTTGGAACTTTCCTCCTCAGAGAGCATTCGCATCAGCAATCACAACAAGCAGAGGAAAGACAATAAAAATCCAGTGGCCACCAGTGTCGCTTCCCAGCACCAAATACTACATCGCACTCTATTTCCAGGACAACCGGACACCGAGCCCATACAGCTGGAGGGTCTTCAGTGTTTCTATTAATGGACAGAATTTTTACAAGGATCTCAATGTGACAGCAAACGGCGTGACTGTTTATGGGTCAGAGTGGCCTCTTTCTGGGCAGACAGAAATCACCTTGACTCCAGGGAACAATATACCTGTTGGACCTGTGATCAATGCTGGTGAAATATATCACATTTTGCCTCTTGGTGGAAGAACTCTAACAAGAGATGGTAGCCCATTATTGCCTAGTTATGACCACCTATTTGTGGAAGGTCTTTTCTTGCCTTGTCTTGACAGTTCTCTGGTTTCCATATTTCGTAGTGATGGCAATGGAAAATTTAGCAAGAAGGTTTGTTAATCCACCGTCCGATTGGAGTGGCGACCCTTGCCTGCCTCCAGAGAATTCGTGGACAGGAGTTAAATGTTCCCAAGATAAATTGGCTCGAGTTGTTGCTTTGTAAGTTCACTTTAATTTACCACTTATTTTAATGAGCTTAAATTAAACTACTTGAACAAGGTACGTTAGCAGGTGTTATAGATCTTTGAACTTGGTTAAGGCATATCAGTTCTGCAATAAAATTACAGTTCTACAGAACTCAATTGGAAAATCAACCAAAGCATAACTAACTCTGTTGGgctactttttttgttttctgtatTGCATGAAGGAACCTTACAAGCATGGGCATCTCTGGGTCACTACCCTCAAGCCTAGCCAATCTAACTGCAGTCACCCATATGTAAGAAACTTAGCCTGCTTAATTATGCTTGAATCCAAGTACTCGTTTTTGTTGTTTGATCAACAGTGataactttgaatttgaatattCTGCTTATAGTTGGCTAGGAGGGAACAAACTCTCAGGTTCCATCCCAAACTTGAGCACACTGAAAGAGCTACAAACTCTGTATGTTCTAGGAATGATTCCTTAATTGCTTCATTTATGATTAGCTTCTTTAGGTTCCTTGTACTTGTTGCAGATTTGTGATATTTGTCCATTTATGATCTCATGAAGGCATTTGGAAAACAATAAGCTCGAAGGGACGATTCCTCAATCTTTAGGCCAACTTGGGCAGCTTCACGAGTTGTAAGTTCATCCTTATCGCCAAAAAAGTTATACACATCGTATTATTAACACTATCAGCTAAACATATTCTATCTCTGGTTGACAGATTCCTCCAAAATAACAATCTTGATGGCAGGGTCCCAGATTCGCTGCGAAATAAGAAGGGCTTAAATATTCAGTATGAA
This region of Populus trichocarpa isolate Nisqually-1 chromosome 9, P.trichocarpa_v4.1, whole genome shotgun sequence genomic DNA includes:
- the LOC7457530 gene encoding probable LRR receptor-like serine/threonine-protein kinase At1g67720, yielding MSLSIFLLWLVCIPLSVHPLPAPGGFQLNCGASEDITHGNLKYIPDKGFISVGNKSAIKTADVLPVLSTLRFFPDTSAKKYCYVLPVIKGGKYLVRTTYYYGGYDGGKEPPVFDQIIQGTKWSTVNTTEDYANGMSSYYEIIVASLAKTLSVCLARNVHTTSSPFISALEIEYLGNSVYNSTDFSKYALVTVARDNFGADEEIIGFPDDQFNRLWQPYIDQNPVVECQNNISSSEFWNFPPQRAFASAITTSRGKTIKIQWPPVSLPSTKYYIALYFQDNRTPSPYSWRVFSVSINGQNFYKDLNVTANGVTVYGSEWPLSGQTEITLTPGNNIPVGPVINAGEIYHILPLGGRTLTRDVMAMENLARRFVNPPSDWSGDPCLPPENSWTGVKCSQDKLARVVALNLTSMGISGSLPSSLANLTAVTHIWLGGNKLSGSIPNLSTLKELQTLHLENNKLEGTIPQSLGQLGQLHELFLQNNNLDGRVPDSLRNKKGLNIQVSPGNHHSS